One Palaemon carinicauda isolate YSFRI2023 chromosome 5, ASM3689809v2, whole genome shotgun sequence DNA window includes the following coding sequences:
- the LOC137640792 gene encoding protein FAM200C-like produces the protein MRRANSSMLQPIIDFQGRGIDIVTASKKLAAFKEKLVLLIKRVKRWNLVNFPCLEETVTENSTLPPIFVAKNVEQMQRLCTSFDGYFSCGELQACNIWILNPFMQNLEDLDDDVSIKEDLIDMRHNRGIQMEFTNSQLDHFLASQLEAYPALVTKALEVLVPFATAYLCEQGFSCLLHIKTKSRNQLNSIHDMRVALSTKTPRFDAIMEKKQQQ, from the exons ATGAGGAGAGCCAACAGCAGCATGTTGCAG ccaatcaTAGATTTCCAG GGAAGGGGAATTGACATTGTGACTGCAAGCAAGAAATTAgctgcattcaaggaaaaactagTCTTATTGATAAAGCGTGTAAAGAGGTggaatttggtaaatttcccctgcctggaagagacagtcacagaaaattctaccctgcctcCAATCTTTGTTGCAAAAAATGTTGAACAAATGCAGAGGCTGTGTActtcctttgatggttacttctcatgtggagagttacaagcctgtaatatctggatcttgaaccctttcatgcagaatttggaagatCTTGATGATGATGTCAGCATCAAAgaagatctcatcgacatgagacacaatcgcggaatccaaatggagttcaccaatagtcagctggatCACTTCttggcttctcagctggaagcataccctgcacTAGTAACGAAAGCACTCGAAGTGCTAGTACCTTTTGCAACTGcttacttgtgtgagcaaggattttcttgtctacttcacatcaaaacgaagAGCAGAAATCAGCTGAATTCTATacatgacatgcgagtagcactcagtactaagacaccaagatttgatgccattatggagaaaaaacagcaacaatga